From a single Pseudomonas triticicola genomic region:
- the waaA gene encoding lipid IV(A) 3-deoxy-D-manno-octulosonic acid transferase: MNRTLYTALFYLGLPLVAIRLWLRARKAPAYAKRIGERFTLGMPTLQPGGIWVHAVSVGESIAAAPMIRALLERYPALPITVTCMTPTGSERIQALFANEARIQHCYLPYDLPCAAARFLDRVQPRLAVIMETELWPNHIHQCARRGIPVALANGRLSQRSAKGYGRFSKLTAPMLAEMSLLAVQTEAEAQRFRDLGARSETVEVTGSIKFDLTIDPKLLQRAAHLRSQWQAEDRPVWVAASTHEGEDEVVLDAHRRLLANHPDALLILVPRHPERFNSVFELCQREGFATVRRSTGANVDAQTRVLLGDTMGELLFLYALADSAFVGGSLVPNGGHNLLEPAALAKPVLSGPHLFNFLDIAAQLREAGALAEVDDAEGLAIEVQRLFELPRDAQRMAEAGLAVMRRNQGALQRLLDGLGRLIKYP; the protein is encoded by the coding sequence ATGAATAGAACTCTCTACACCGCGCTGTTTTACCTGGGGCTGCCATTGGTGGCGATTCGGCTGTGGCTGCGCGCACGCAAGGCGCCGGCGTATGCCAAACGGATTGGCGAGCGCTTTACTCTTGGCATGCCGACCTTGCAGCCCGGCGGCATCTGGGTGCACGCGGTGTCGGTGGGCGAAAGCATTGCAGCCGCGCCGATGATTCGCGCGCTGCTGGAGCGCTATCCGGCGCTGCCGATCACCGTGACCTGCATGACCCCGACCGGTTCGGAGCGGATTCAGGCACTGTTCGCCAACGAGGCGCGCATTCAACACTGCTATCTGCCGTATGACTTGCCTTGTGCGGCGGCGCGTTTTCTTGATCGCGTCCAGCCCAGGCTCGCAGTGATCATGGAAACCGAGCTGTGGCCCAACCATATTCATCAATGTGCCAGGCGCGGGATTCCGGTGGCGCTGGCCAATGGACGGTTGTCGCAGCGTTCCGCCAAAGGCTATGGCCGCTTCAGCAAACTCACCGCGCCTATGCTCGCGGAGATGAGTTTGCTGGCCGTGCAGACCGAAGCCGAGGCCCAGCGCTTCCGCGATCTCGGCGCGCGTTCGGAAACCGTTGAAGTCACCGGTTCGATCAAGTTCGACCTGACCATCGACCCGAAACTGTTGCAGCGTGCAGCCCATCTGCGTAGTCAGTGGCAGGCAGAGGATCGCCCGGTATGGGTCGCCGCCAGCACTCACGAAGGCGAAGACGAAGTGGTGCTCGACGCCCATCGTCGCCTGTTGGCCAATCATCCGGATGCATTGTTGATTCTGGTACCGCGTCATCCCGAGCGCTTCAATTCGGTGTTCGAGCTGTGCCAGCGCGAAGGCTTTGCCACGGTACGTCGCTCGACCGGGGCTAATGTCGATGCGCAGACGCGCGTGCTGCTCGGCGACACCATGGGCGAGTTGCTGTTTCTCTATGCCCTGGCCGACAGCGCGTTTGTCGGCGGCAGTCTGGTGCCGAACGGCGGGCACAACCTGCTCGAACCCGCCGCTCTGGCGAAACCGGTACTCAGCGGCCCACACCTGTTCAACTTCCTCGACATTGCCGCGCAACTGCGCGAAGCCGGGGCGTTGGCCGAAGTGGATGATGCCGAAGGCCTCGCAATCGAGGTGCAGCGCTTGTTCGAACTGCCGCGTGATGCGCAACGCATGGCCGAGGCCGGGCTGGCGGTGATGCGCCGTAATCAGGGCGCGTTGCAGCGGCTGCTGGATGGCTTGGGCAGATTGATCAAGTATCCATGA
- a CDS encoding LysR family transcriptional regulator, producing MQWNLDQLRVFVDVAEQRSFSAVARRQRKAQSAISSAVAMLEEDLGVSLFERSSGRQPMLTEAGAALLEEAREVLRQCERLNGRAMAMLRGQEAQLRVAQDEAMPYQALVESFGELAEQFPSLEVQLTSAAQGEVARKLVERRADLGLLFYHDEIPEALERRVLGRVEMVTVCGVNHPLAQQAYVTCQQLAQHRQLLMSTQTSVYPGNEPASPQVWRADSFYVMSEWLVRDLGWAWLPRHVVQYSAYQGQMVELDSEWTPPALVVELVWRRDEPLGPAARWLAERFAVHLRAIGDKSR from the coding sequence ATGCAATGGAATCTCGATCAGCTGCGGGTATTTGTCGATGTCGCTGAACAGCGGTCTTTCTCCGCCGTGGCGCGTCGACAACGCAAGGCGCAATCGGCGATCAGCAGTGCTGTTGCGATGCTCGAAGAGGATTTGGGCGTGAGCCTGTTCGAACGCAGCAGCGGTCGGCAGCCGATGCTCACCGAGGCGGGCGCGGCATTGCTGGAAGAGGCACGGGAAGTGTTGCGCCAGTGCGAGCGCCTCAACGGCAGGGCCATGGCGATGCTGCGCGGCCAGGAGGCGCAGTTGCGGGTGGCCCAGGACGAGGCGATGCCCTATCAGGCGCTGGTGGAAAGTTTCGGCGAACTGGCCGAGCAGTTTCCCAGCCTAGAAGTGCAACTGACCAGCGCCGCCCAAGGCGAAGTCGCGCGCAAACTGGTCGAACGTCGCGCCGACCTCGGCCTGCTGTTCTATCACGATGAAATCCCCGAAGCCCTTGAGCGGCGCGTACTGGGTCGAGTGGAAATGGTCACGGTCTGCGGTGTCAATCATCCGCTGGCGCAGCAGGCCTACGTGACCTGCCAGCAACTGGCGCAGCACCGGCAATTGCTGATGTCGACGCAGACCAGCGTCTATCCCGGCAATGAGCCGGCCAGCCCGCAGGTGTGGCGCGCCGACAGTTTTTATGTGATGTCCGAATGGCTGGTGCGCGATCTCGGTTGGGCGTGGTTGCCGCGCCACGTTGTGCAGTACTCAGCGTATCAGGGCCAAATGGTTGAACTCGACAGCGAATGGACGCCGCCGGCGTTGGTGGTGGAACTGGTCTGGCGTCGCGACGAACCGCTCGGCCCGGCCGCGCGCTGGCTGGCAGAACGTTTTGCCGTGCACTTGCGGGCGATCGGAGACAAAAGCCGATAA
- a CDS encoding DMT family transporter produces MNAYVYLAIAICAEVVATVSMKAVKGFSTPLPLILVIVGYGIAFWMLTLVVRTVPVGVAYAVWAGMGIVMVSVAALFIYGQKLDVPAMLGMALIVLGVVVIQLFSKTAGH; encoded by the coding sequence ATGAACGCCTACGTCTATCTGGCCATCGCCATCTGCGCCGAAGTGGTCGCCACCGTTTCGATGAAAGCGGTCAAGGGCTTCAGCACGCCGCTGCCGCTGATTCTGGTGATTGTCGGCTACGGGATCGCATTCTGGATGCTGACGCTGGTGGTGCGCACCGTACCGGTGGGCGTTGCCTACGCTGTCTGGGCGGGGATGGGCATTGTCATGGTCAGTGTCGCGGCACTGTTCATCTACGGGCAGAAACTCGACGTACCGGCGATGCTGGGGATGGCGTTGATCGTGCTGGGGGTCGTCGTGATTCAGCTGTTTTCGAAAACTGCCGGGCATTAA
- a CDS encoding NAD(P)/FAD-dependent oxidoreductase, translating into MPSVISTDVLIVGAGVAGLWLNARLRGQGFSTVLVESASLGGGQSVKSQGIIHGGAKYALHGALTGASEAIADMPRRWREALAGNGELDLSGVRLLSEAHYLWSPGTLAGNLTSFFASKAVRGRVDQVKGDELPPALQDKRFKGKVYRLAELVVDVPSLIQRLAELAGDGLLAGKVIEPLLEAGVLVGLKVDGREIRAQRIVLSAGAGTAELLEALGLSRPAMQRRPLHMILAKGPGLKPLYAHCLGGGTKPRITVTTHPAADGQWVWYMGGDIAESEGVAREPAEQIATAQKEIAQLLPWIDLSTTRWATLRVDRAEPLQTGLTRPDNAFLAEEGRLLVGWPTKLALAPDFADRVIASLQRDGIQPQATEPLPPLPKPPLGVPAWEQLLP; encoded by the coding sequence ATGCCATCCGTTATTTCCACCGACGTTCTGATTGTCGGCGCTGGTGTCGCCGGCCTCTGGCTGAATGCGCGCCTGCGCGGTCAGGGTTTTTCGACCGTGCTGGTGGAAAGCGCCAGCCTCGGTGGCGGGCAGAGTGTCAAATCTCAAGGCATCATCCATGGCGGCGCCAAGTACGCGCTGCATGGCGCGCTGACCGGCGCCTCGGAAGCCATCGCCGACATGCCGCGACGCTGGCGCGAGGCGCTGGCCGGTAATGGCGAGCTGGATCTGTCCGGCGTTCGCCTGCTGTCCGAAGCCCATTACCTGTGGTCGCCAGGCACTTTGGCCGGCAACCTCACCAGTTTCTTCGCCAGTAAAGCTGTGCGTGGCCGGGTCGATCAGGTCAAGGGCGATGAACTGCCGCCGGCCCTGCAAGACAAGCGCTTCAAGGGCAAGGTCTATCGCCTCGCCGAACTGGTAGTGGATGTCCCGAGCCTGATCCAGCGCCTGGCCGAGCTGGCCGGTGACGGTCTGCTCGCCGGTAAGGTGATCGAGCCGCTGCTGGAAGCCGGTGTGCTGGTCGGCCTGAAAGTCGATGGGCGGGAGATCCGCGCCCAGCGCATCGTCCTCAGTGCTGGCGCCGGCACGGCCGAACTGCTTGAAGCCTTGGGCCTCAGTCGTCCGGCCATGCAGCGCCGCCCCCTGCACATGATCCTCGCCAAGGGCCCCGGCTTGAAACCGTTGTACGCGCACTGCCTGGGCGGCGGCACCAAGCCGCGCATCACCGTGACCACGCACCCGGCGGCTGATGGTCAGTGGGTCTGGTACATGGGCGGTGACATTGCCGAAAGCGAAGGCGTGGCTCGCGAGCCGGCCGAACAGATTGCCACCGCACAGAAGGAAATCGCCCAGCTGCTGCCGTGGATCGACCTCAGCACCACGCGATGGGCGACCCTGCGCGTCGATCGCGCCGAGCCGCTGCAAACCGGCCTGACCCGTCCGGACAACGCGTTCCTCGCCGAGGAAGGTCGCTTGCTCGTCGGCTGGCCGACCAAACTGGCACTGGCGCCAGACTTCGCCGACCGCGTCATCGCTTCGTTGCAACGCGACGGCATCCAGCCGCAGGCGACTGAACCGCTGCCGCCGCTGCCGAAACCGCCGCTCGGTGTACCCGCGTGGGAGCAACTGCTGCCATGA
- a CDS encoding aldo/keto reductase: MTIATLHELHRPLGSTGLSVSPLGLGTVKLGRDQGVKYPNGFQIPGDDEARMLLRQARDLGINLIDTAPAYGRSEERLGPLLRGQRQDWVIVSKVGEEFADGLSRHDFSAAHTRMSVERSLQRLETDFIDLVLVHSDGNDMAILEHEEVYATLAALKAEGKIRGFGFSGKTVEGGLKALEHGDCAMVTYNLNEQNEKAVIDYAAAHGKAILVKKALASGHVCLSPGVDPVRASFELLFTQPGVASAIVGTINPLHLAHNVATVAQVLRSH; the protein is encoded by the coding sequence ATGACCATCGCCACTCTGCACGAACTGCATCGCCCGCTGGGCAGCACCGGCCTGTCGGTTTCGCCGCTGGGCCTGGGTACGGTCAAACTCGGCCGCGATCAAGGGGTGAAATACCCCAACGGCTTTCAGATTCCCGGCGATGACGAAGCGCGCATGCTGCTGCGCCAAGCGCGGGATCTGGGCATCAACCTGATCGACACCGCACCGGCTTATGGTCGCAGCGAAGAACGCCTAGGCCCGCTGCTGCGCGGCCAGCGTCAGGACTGGGTGATCGTCAGCAAGGTCGGCGAGGAGTTTGCCGATGGCCTGTCGCGCCACGACTTCAGCGCTGCGCACACGCGAATGTCGGTCGAACGCAGCCTGCAACGTCTGGAAACGGATTTTATCGATCTGGTCCTCGTGCACTCGGACGGCAACGACATGGCCATCCTCGAGCACGAAGAGGTCTACGCCACCCTCGCGGCGCTGAAGGCCGAGGGCAAGATTCGCGGCTTCGGGTTTTCCGGCAAAACCGTCGAAGGCGGCTTGAAAGCGCTGGAGCACGGCGACTGCGCGATGGTCACCTACAATCTGAACGAACAAAACGAAAAGGCAGTCATTGACTATGCTGCTGCCCACGGCAAAGCCATTCTGGTGAAAAAAGCCTTGGCCAGCGGTCATGTCTGTCTGAGCCCGGGAGTCGATCCGGTGCGCGCCAGCTTCGAATTGCTGTTCACTCAGCCCGGCGTCGCCAGTGCTATTGTCGGCACGATCAATCCGCTGCACCTCGCCCATAACGTAGCGACCGTTGCCCAGGTCCTGCGTAGTCACTGA
- a CDS encoding metal ABC transporter ATPase: MPRTLIRKNPSNFKTLPLFVEATPEGLSYQSVGMPLNFAQTLQRRKPVSVADSERFALELANLGVSVRLTLHWQNRDYWVLVRQRRQDRGDVVLKLISGYVPAHELNIPLHTAIQEIAEECLLETPEGWLGGRFNDTWLPAPYSAALHYREALPFRLTPLSGSARPVRCANLQLLERPRAYVHLPTASLQLIYDLRLEVPREAKSLSLFHVDERLEGDQLVARLDRKRPDLYLMPLKDGAPTAELFTLKRDKLIPASTRGIHLAESFATQQGWVVHDERIRWKDWLVQQGLTPAKAPRTGLKQLSIKALRLVGLGRKRASR; the protein is encoded by the coding sequence ATGCCGCGCACGCTCATCCGCAAGAACCCGAGCAACTTCAAGACGCTGCCGCTGTTCGTCGAAGCCACGCCCGAAGGCCTGAGCTATCAGAGCGTCGGCATGCCGCTGAACTTCGCCCAGACCCTCCAACGGCGCAAACCGGTCAGCGTTGCCGACAGCGAACGCTTTGCTCTGGAGCTGGCCAACCTCGGCGTGTCCGTGCGCCTGACCCTGCATTGGCAGAATCGCGATTACTGGGTGCTGGTACGCCAGCGTCGCCAGGATCGCGGCGACGTGGTGCTGAAGCTGATTTCCGGCTACGTGCCGGCCCACGAATTGAATATTCCGCTGCACACGGCGATTCAGGAAATTGCCGAAGAGTGCCTGCTGGAAACCCCGGAAGGCTGGCTCGGCGGGCGTTTCAATGACACCTGGCTGCCCGCGCCCTACTCCGCCGCGCTGCATTACCGCGAAGCGCTGCCGTTTCGCCTGACACCGCTGTCCGGTTCGGCACGGCCGGTGCGCTGCGCCAACCTGCAACTGCTGGAGCGGCCACGGGCATATGTGCATCTACCAACCGCGTCGCTGCAATTGATCTACGATTTGCGCTTGGAAGTGCCCAGGGAAGCCAAATCGCTGAGCTTGTTTCATGTCGATGAACGCTTGGAAGGAGATCAGTTGGTCGCGCGCCTCGACCGAAAACGTCCTGACCTGTATTTGATGCCGCTCAAGGACGGCGCACCCACCGCCGAGCTGTTCACCCTCAAACGCGACAAGCTGATACCGGCCAGCACTCGCGGCATTCACCTGGCCGAGAGCTTCGCTACGCAACAAGGCTGGGTCGTGCACGACGAACGCATTCGCTGGAAGGACTGGCTGGTGCAACAGGGTCTGACACCGGCGAAAGCGCCACGCACCGGCCTCAAGCAGTTGAGCATCAAGGCACTGCGCCTGGTCGGGCTGGGCAGGAAACGCGCGAGCCGCTAG
- a CDS encoding glycosyltransferase, whose protein sequence is MKVMLLVMDEQRVILDRLYDIVQQNCDECFIYRLSKQQQMNLGAFLASVEYQTFDRVVIFSRVKRLAPQLRVLKCIPGLVFLEHDAYQNYMPASKYRGVYSRLYSRLPSCRALVSGAVVARKMLAEGIDTVFVSKGYDEQMLHNTGVERDIPIGFLGSLKSTEYAERKAMLESLSRRTGMLVTRTQSGAEYLQTLNRIRIFVSADIGMNEFMIKNFEAMACGCVLLAWSQGEEDRLLGFEDMHNTVFYRSEDEAVAKIKMLQDDPELAQRIASNGQAFAESRYSFSRVGQALAEAIQREMRPWQPPSGFTRFWVKLRYGMKVPA, encoded by the coding sequence ATGAAAGTCATGCTTCTGGTGATGGACGAGCAGCGGGTCATTCTCGACCGGCTCTATGACATCGTTCAGCAGAACTGCGATGAGTGTTTCATCTATCGTCTGAGCAAACAGCAGCAGATGAACCTCGGAGCCTTTCTGGCTTCGGTCGAGTACCAGACCTTTGACCGCGTAGTGATCTTCTCCCGGGTCAAGCGTCTGGCGCCTCAATTACGCGTGCTCAAGTGCATTCCCGGTCTGGTCTTTCTGGAGCATGACGCCTACCAGAATTACATGCCCGCCAGTAAGTACCGTGGTGTTTACTCGCGCTTGTACAGCCGATTGCCGAGCTGCCGGGCGCTGGTTTCCGGCGCAGTGGTCGCGCGCAAGATGCTCGCCGAAGGCATCGATACCGTGTTCGTCTCTAAAGGCTACGACGAGCAGATGTTGCACAACACCGGCGTCGAGCGCGACATCCCGATCGGTTTCCTCGGCAGCCTGAAGAGCACCGAGTATGCCGAGCGCAAGGCCATGCTCGAATCCCTTTCGCGACGCACCGGCATGCTAGTGACTCGCACCCAGTCCGGGGCGGAGTACCTCCAGACTCTCAATCGCATCAGGATCTTCGTCAGCGCCGATATCGGCATGAACGAATTCATGATCAAGAACTTTGAGGCCATGGCGTGCGGCTGTGTGCTGCTGGCCTGGAGTCAGGGCGAAGAAGACCGGTTGCTCGGTTTCGAAGACATGCACAACACGGTGTTCTACCGCAGCGAAGACGAAGCGGTCGCGAAGATCAAGATGCTGCAGGACGACCCCGAGCTGGCACAACGTATTGCCAGCAACGGCCAGGCGTTTGCCGAGAGTCGCTATTCGTTTTCCCGGGTCGGCCAGGCGCTCGCCGAAGCCATACAGCGCGAGATGCGCCCATGGCAACCACCGTCAGGTTTTACAAGGTTTTGGGTCAAGCTGCGTTATGGCATGAAGGTGCCGGCCTGA
- the hldE gene encoding bifunctional D-glycero-beta-D-manno-heptose-7-phosphate kinase/D-glycero-beta-D-manno-heptose 1-phosphate adenylyltransferase HldE, whose amino-acid sequence MKLSMPRFDQAPVLVVGDVMLDRYWHGGTSRISPEAPVPVVKVEQIEDRPGGAANVALNIAALGAPASLVGVTGDDEAADSLSNSLKGAGVRALFQRIAHQPTIVKLRVMSRHQQLLRIDFEEPFATDALALGSQVDDLLEGIKVLVLSDYGKGALKNHQALIQAARAKNIPVLADPKGKDFSIYRGASLITPNLSEFEAIVGGCVDEHELVSKGATLMHDLELGALLVTRGEHGMTLLRPDQPALHLPARAREVFDVTGAGDTVISTLAAAIAAGEDLPHAVALANLAAGIVVGKLGTAAISAPELRRAIQREEGSERGVLGLEQLVLAVADARAHNERIVFTNGCFDILHAGHVTYLEQARAQGDRLIVAVNDDASVSRLKGPGRPINSVDRRMAVLAGLGAVDWVISFPEGTPENLLREVKPDVLVKGGDYGIDQVVGADIVTAYGGTVKVLGLVENSSTTAIVEKIRSR is encoded by the coding sequence ATGAAGTTGTCCATGCCGCGTTTCGATCAAGCCCCTGTCTTGGTGGTCGGCGATGTCATGCTCGACCGTTACTGGCATGGCGGAACCTCACGGATTTCCCCTGAGGCGCCAGTGCCGGTGGTCAAGGTCGAGCAGATCGAAGACCGTCCGGGCGGTGCCGCGAACGTTGCCCTGAACATCGCCGCACTGGGTGCGCCCGCGTCGCTGGTCGGTGTTACCGGTGATGACGAAGCCGCCGACAGCCTGAGCAACAGTCTCAAAGGCGCCGGCGTACGTGCTTTGTTCCAGCGCATTGCGCACCAGCCGACCATCGTCAAGCTGCGGGTCATGAGCCGGCACCAGCAATTGCTGCGTATCGACTTCGAAGAACCGTTCGCCACCGACGCTTTGGCGCTCGGCTCGCAGGTCGATGACCTCCTCGAAGGCATCAAGGTGCTGGTGCTTTCCGACTACGGCAAAGGCGCACTGAAAAATCATCAGGCGCTGATCCAGGCGGCACGGGCGAAGAACATACCGGTGCTGGCCGACCCGAAGGGCAAGGACTTCTCGATCTACCGAGGCGCCAGCCTGATCACGCCGAATCTCAGCGAATTCGAAGCCATCGTGGGCGGTTGTGTCGACGAGCACGAACTTGTCAGCAAGGGCGCAACGTTGATGCACGATCTCGAACTCGGGGCGCTGCTGGTCACCCGTGGCGAACACGGCATGACCCTGCTGCGCCCGGATCAACCCGCGTTGCATTTACCTGCGCGAGCCCGAGAAGTGTTCGATGTGACCGGTGCCGGCGACACGGTGATTTCGACCCTGGCCGCGGCGATTGCTGCCGGTGAGGATCTGCCACACGCCGTGGCCCTGGCCAACCTGGCAGCGGGTATCGTGGTCGGCAAGCTCGGTACGGCTGCCATCAGTGCCCCGGAACTGCGTCGCGCCATTCAGCGCGAGGAAGGCTCCGAGCGTGGTGTGCTGGGCCTTGAGCAGTTGGTGCTGGCCGTCGCGGACGCCCGTGCGCATAACGAAAGAATTGTCTTCACCAATGGCTGCTTCGATATCCTCCACGCCGGCCATGTGACCTACCTTGAGCAGGCACGAGCGCAAGGCGATCGACTGATTGTCGCGGTCAACGACGATGCTTCGGTCAGCCGCCTGAAAGGCCCCGGTCGCCCGATCAACAGTGTCGACCGGCGCATGGCGGTTCTGGCGGGCCTCGGTGCGGTGGACTGGGTCATCAGCTTCCCGGAAGGCACGCCAGAGAATCTGCTGCGCGAGGTCAAGCCGGACGTGCTGGTCAAGGGCGGCGATTACGGCATCGATCAGGTTGTCGGTGCAGATATCGTCACCGCTTATGGCGGTACCGTGAAAGTGTTGGGACTGGTGGAAAACAGCTCGACGACCGCAATTGTCGAAAAAATCCGCAGTCGCTGA
- a CDS encoding PIG-L deacetylase family protein: protein MTARKQQLLKAHRRSKRLFLIAFVIALVAAGFLLGWWLVPVLLALAWVAHEAWFADHLFYRASDDYQYHFPEDAAQQAVNLDAGVLRLSESLAPGETLVLELEVKATWLGRWLDPYVELDDDRQDFERGVNGRRYLNLSGQAALGDNTLTVRGRHCTLSSSGTLWVMSNPDYAQQRVMVIAPHADDAELAAFGLYSRCAEASIVTLTQGEIEAEVFQRLGLDKAQAARLKGRLRSWDSLSIPLWGGVQASRCVQLGYYCLQLPAMAEEPDTSFGSRESGENDVRSVRRHNPLKLPGDVDGAPTWINLVGDIRQLLEHFQPEVVVTPHPELDPHSDHVASTRALLEAIAASTWKPSTLLMYANHLHDNDRWPMGPAGGGITLPPAIEPLPSDRLWSPLLSADVQLDKAMALAMEHDLQGSLGFKRQLRRVIQQVLAGRRWPVTGSNEFFRKAVRRHELFWVRDLSD, encoded by the coding sequence ATGACTGCTCGCAAGCAACAGCTTCTCAAGGCGCACCGACGCAGCAAACGCTTGTTCCTTATCGCGTTTGTGATCGCTCTGGTGGCGGCCGGCTTCTTGCTTGGCTGGTGGCTGGTGCCGGTGCTGCTGGCCTTGGCGTGGGTGGCGCATGAGGCGTGGTTTGCCGATCACCTGTTCTATCGCGCGAGCGACGACTACCAATATCACTTTCCTGAGGATGCTGCGCAGCAGGCCGTGAATCTGGATGCCGGTGTCCTGCGTCTGAGCGAGTCGCTGGCGCCGGGAGAAACGCTGGTGCTTGAGCTTGAAGTCAAGGCGACCTGGCTCGGGCGCTGGCTGGATCCTTACGTCGAGCTGGACGACGATCGCCAGGACTTCGAGCGGGGCGTAAACGGCCGGCGTTACCTCAATCTGTCCGGGCAGGCGGCGCTTGGCGACAATACCCTGACAGTGCGTGGACGGCATTGCACGCTGAGTTCCAGCGGCACACTGTGGGTAATGAGCAACCCCGATTACGCGCAGCAACGGGTCATGGTCATCGCGCCCCACGCTGATGACGCCGAGCTGGCTGCGTTCGGGCTATACAGTCGCTGCGCAGAAGCGAGCATCGTCACACTGACCCAGGGCGAAATCGAAGCCGAAGTCTTCCAGCGCCTCGGACTGGACAAGGCTCAAGCCGCTCGCCTGAAGGGCAGGCTGCGTAGTTGGGATAGCCTGAGCATCCCATTGTGGGGCGGGGTGCAGGCCAGTCGTTGCGTACAGCTGGGTTATTACTGTCTGCAGTTGCCCGCGATGGCCGAGGAGCCGGACACATCATTCGGCTCGCGGGAATCCGGCGAAAACGATGTGCGCAGTGTTCGGCGGCACAATCCGCTCAAACTGCCCGGCGATGTCGATGGTGCGCCGACCTGGATCAATCTCGTCGGTGATATACGGCAATTGCTCGAGCATTTTCAGCCAGAAGTCGTTGTCACTCCGCATCCCGAGCTGGACCCGCACAGCGATCACGTCGCTTCCACCCGTGCCCTGCTGGAAGCCATCGCCGCCAGTACGTGGAAGCCGTCGACCTTGCTGATGTACGCCAATCATCTGCATGACAATGACCGCTGGCCAATGGGCCCGGCCGGTGGCGGTATCACGCTGCCGCCGGCAATCGAGCCGTTGCCGTCCGATCGTCTGTGGAGTCCATTGCTATCAGCGGATGTGCAATTGGACAAGGCCATGGCGCTGGCCATGGAGCATGACCTGCAGGGCTCGCTCGGGTTCAAGCGGCAGTTGCGTCGCGTCATTCAACAGGTGCTGGCGGGACGTCGCTGGCCTGTCACTGGCAGTAACGAGTTTTTCCGCAAGGCTGTTCGCCGCCACGAACTGTTCTGGGTCCGCGACCTTTCAGATTGA
- a CDS encoding GNAT family N-acetyltransferase, producing MLTAFRAWRERGWSEIDQAAYAQAWQRFGGSFATHPDVVERLSAFVGIKLHYLGWIVDGEVVAAVACWGRHAALSKEVLKREGKRGLLDMGNAELILPIAADVVVPVRQRMAYVSQLNAEQISTLRPQPEGLALARLPEDYSKKFRYNQRREQRLLEEAGGALIPMSDLTPQEQAAAYGDLFQRRWGFEVPGKAGLVEVFTMLREFMTGSVVVLESAPVAIQILYRVEAPHWVSLEYVNGGVDPQSREFSPGSVLSFVNTQQAWAEAQALGKTLRYSFGRADREYKDRWCHTVPVYKV from the coding sequence ATGCTGACGGCGTTTCGCGCTTGGCGGGAGCGCGGCTGGAGCGAGATTGATCAGGCCGCCTACGCACAGGCCTGGCAGCGATTCGGTGGCAGTTTTGCAACTCATCCTGACGTGGTGGAGCGGCTGTCGGCGTTTGTCGGCATCAAGCTTCACTACCTGGGCTGGATCGTCGATGGCGAAGTCGTCGCGGCTGTTGCTTGCTGGGGCAGGCACGCCGCGCTGTCCAAGGAAGTGCTCAAGCGCGAAGGCAAGCGCGGCCTGCTGGACATGGGCAACGCCGAACTGATTCTGCCGATTGCTGCGGATGTCGTGGTTCCGGTGCGCCAGCGCATGGCATATGTTTCGCAACTCAACGCCGAGCAGATCAGCACACTGCGCCCGCAGCCGGAAGGGTTGGCGCTGGCGCGGCTGCCTGAAGATTATTCGAAGAAGTTTCGTTACAACCAGCGCCGCGAACAGCGCCTGTTGGAAGAGGCGGGCGGTGCGCTGATTCCGATGTCCGACTTGACGCCACAGGAGCAGGCCGCCGCTTATGGTGATCTGTTTCAGCGCCGTTGGGGCTTTGAAGTGCCCGGCAAGGCCGGACTTGTCGAAGTCTTCACGATGCTGCGCGAGTTCATGACCGGTTCGGTAGTGGTGCTCGAGTCGGCGCCTGTCGCTATCCAGATTCTGTACCGTGTCGAAGCGCCGCACTGGGTATCGCTGGAATACGTCAACGGTGGTGTCGACCCGCAAAGCCGCGAGTTCAGTCCCGGCAGCGTGTTGAGTTTCGTCAACACCCAGCAAGCGTGGGCGGAGGCTCAGGCACTGGGCAAGACACTGCGCTATTCGTTCGGCCGTGCCGACCGCGAATACAAGGATCGCTGGTGCCACACGGTGCCCGTCTACAAGGTCTGA